The Notoacmeibacter ruber DNA segment CGTTCCAGATCGGCATTGAGTTGCGCAGGGCGCAAGCGACAATGTGGCACGGCCTTTCGAACGGCTCCGCGATATTCGCAGTTGAAAACCGGCCCGACCTTGTTTCAGCCCTCTATATATGGTTACGCACTGCGGCGAACGCACCGTTCCACATCGACGACGTGCAAAAAAATCAGCCACGCATAACGGAGATCTTCATGTCCAGCGCTTGGGAAGTATCAAGGCCGACCGCCCTACTGGTTCTTTCGGATGGCACGGTCATCGAGGGCCGAGGATGCGGAGCCACCGGCGAGGTCGAGGGAGAGGTTTGTTTCAACACCGCTCTGACCGGTTATGAAGAAATCCTCACGGATCCATCCTATGCGGGCCAGATCGTCACCTTCACTTTCCCGCATATCGGCAATGTCGGGGCAAATGACGAAGACATCGAGGATCTCGATCCGGAAAAGCCGCAGCGCGCTGTCGGCACAATCCTTCGCGCCGATATCACCGATCCATCGAATTACCGGTCCAGTACGCATTTCGACGAGTGGCTGACGAGCCGGAGCATTATCGGCATGTCGGGAATCGACACACGGGCGCTGACGGCCATGATCCGCGAAAAGGGAATGCCGAACGCCGTCATCGCGCATGATCCGGACGGGCAGTTCGACTTGGAGGCGCTCAAGGAGCGCGCTAGGGCGTGGGCGGGCATTGTGGGCGCCGATATGGCAAAAGACGCTACGAGCGCCGGAAGCCGCCCCTGGTCGGAAGGTCCCTGGGTGTGGAACGAAGGCTATGGCGGTGCTGATGCCGACAACATTCATATCGTCGCGATCGATTTCGGCATCAAACGCAACATTCTGCGTCTGCTCGCCAGCCTCGGTGCCAAGGTGACGGTGGTCCCGGCCAGCAGCAGCGCCGACGAGGTTCTGGCCCTCCAGCCCGATGGCATCTTCCTGTCGAATGGGCCGGGCGACCCCGCCGCAACCGGTACATACTCCGTCCCACTGATCCAGAAACTGATCGAAAGCGGAATCCCGATGTTTGGCATCTGCCTCGGTCACCAGATGCTTGCTCTGGCCGTCGGCGCCAAGACAGTCAAGATGCATCAGGGCCATCATGGCGCGAACCATCCGGTCAAGGACTACACGACGGGCAAGGTCGAGATCGTTTCCATGAATCACGGTTTCGCGGTCGACAGCGAAAGCCTGCCGGAAACGGTGGAAGCGACGCATGTGTCGCTCTTCGACGGCACCAATTGCGGTCTGGCACTGAAAGACAAGCCGGTTTTCTCGGTACAGCATCACCCGGAAGCGTCACCGGGCCCACAGGATAGCTATTACCTCTTTCAGAGATTTGCCGACAGGATCCGCGAGCACAAGCAACGCGCCGACGCTTGACCCAAGCGCCCTCCGGCCGTCGCTCCTACACTCTGCGTGAGGCGGTCGTCGCGCGCCGCTGGCCGAACATCCTTTTGCCGCGCAAAGGTCGACTGATCCGATGCAGGAGCGAAATGATAAAGGCGATAATCAGAGCGCCGGCGCCGGCATAGACGAAACCGTCGGTCGTCACCGGTATACCTGGCCGGAAATCGCGCATCGCGCCTTCCGATAATCGCGGGTCGGGATTGCGTGCCACCACGAGCGGCCAGGCAATCGGCGGTTGATCGGCAAACGCTTCGGCTTGGCTCTCCAGCCGCGCAAGGCGCTCCAGAGAGTCCTGCATCGATAGCCCCCGCGCATTGAGAAACGGCTCCGCCGACCGGTCATAGGAAGACAAGGCCTCGGCCCGGGTCAGGCCATTGGCGCTCGCATCGCGATCGAAATCCGCGATGACGGCCTGCAACTCTTCCAGCGCACCGCCCAGCCTTTGGCGGTATTGCTGGGCATATTCGGGTGCCTGGGATGCCGTGACGCCGGCCGCAGCAGCGGCGGCCAACCAGAAACTGCGATAGAGCATAGCCGCCCCCCTCTCGAAAACGCGTGAATCATAATGGGTCGCGGAAAGGAAAAAAGCCTTTCTTTCACGGCGATGAGTTGCGATGACCACCGGATCGAACGGAGGAGTCATAATGACCGAGAGTGCATCTCTCCCCAAGCCGGCCCAGAACGTGCTGACTGATGCCACAGAACGCGGCTTGGACATCAAAATTATCCGTACTGAGAAAACCGCGCGTTCGGCCGTCGAAGCAGCCGAAGCCGTGGAGGCCGAAGTCGGCCAGATCGTGAAATCGCTCATTTTTCAGGGCAAGAAAAGAGAGCAGCCGATCATGTTGCTGGTCGCGGGCGACAAGCGCGTGGACGAGAAGGCGGTGGCAAGCCTGATCGGCGAGAAAATTCGTCGGCCGGATGCCGATTTCGTACGCCAGGCGACGGGCTTTGCGATTGGCGGAGTATCTCCCTTCGGGAGCAGCGCTCCAATCCAATGCCTGATGGATGAATCCTTGTTCCGCTTCGACACCGTCTGGGCCGCGGCGGGAACGCCGCACCATGTCTTCGCCATTGATCCCACCTCTTTGCGCGACGCCACCGGGGCAACCGTCGCGCAACTAGGTTGACCGGTCAGAAATTCGCGATCAGGCCTCTGACCGAGTGAAGCGATATGAGCCCCCGCGCTCAAGCGCCTTCTTGTAAGCCGGCCGCGAACGGATCGTCTCCAGCCACGCCGAAATAGCGGATTTCTTCCCCTTGTAATCGATCCGGCTCAGGCCGGCCTCCACCGGGAAGCTCATCATGATATCCGCGGCGGTGAAATGTGGTGCGGCGAAGTAGCCCTCTTCCTCGAGAGACTGTTCCCAAAACGCGATGTGCGTGTTCACTTCCGGATCGATGACCTTGCTGGCAGCGCCCTTGGAGATCGCCTTTGCCACAGGCTTCACCACGAAAGGCGTCTGCTCCGGCAACATGGAGAAGATAAGCTTCAGCAACAGGATTGGCATGGCCGACCCTTCCGCATAGTGAAGCCAGTAGGTGTAGCGGCGCAGATTCTCCGCGCCCTCGGGCATGAGCTTGCGATCGCCACCATATTTGCCGACGAGGTATTCGGTAATCGCTCCGCTTTCGGCCACGATCACGCCGTCATCCTCGATGACCGGAGATTTGCCAAGGGGATGAACGTCCTTGAGACTCTGCGGCGCCCGCATGTCGCTGCCGCGTTTGTAGACCTTCACCCCGTATGGCTGCTCAAGTTCCTCAAGCAGCCACAGAGCCCGATGGGCGCGTGAATCTTCTAGGTAATGAACTGTAATCATTGTCGACTTCCATAGTCTTCCACGCCAACAGCGTGTCAGGCCTTTGACTGTTAAAATTGGTTCGTAGCGGGACTGCGATCAAACAGGGTTATTCATCGTGTCGCACGCATTCATGCGTCCGCTTTCGAACCCCTTCGCGAACCATGTCTGCCGCTGCTCGCTCGTGCCGTGGTTGAAGCTCTCGGGCACGACGTAGCCCTGGGTGCGCCTTTGCAGAGTATCGTCACCGATCTGCTCGGCCGCGTTGAGGGCTTCCTGAATATCGCCCTCCTCGAGCAGTCCCTTCTGATCCGTGTAATACGCCCAGACCCCGGCAAA contains these protein-coding regions:
- the carA gene encoding glutamine-hydrolyzing carbamoyl-phosphate synthase small subunit produces the protein MSSAWEVSRPTALLVLSDGTVIEGRGCGATGEVEGEVCFNTALTGYEEILTDPSYAGQIVTFTFPHIGNVGANDEDIEDLDPEKPQRAVGTILRADITDPSNYRSSTHFDEWLTSRSIIGMSGIDTRALTAMIREKGMPNAVIAHDPDGQFDLEALKERARAWAGIVGADMAKDATSAGSRPWSEGPWVWNEGYGGADADNIHIVAIDFGIKRNILRLLASLGAKVTVVPASSSADEVLALQPDGIFLSNGPGDPAATGTYSVPLIQKLIESGIPMFGICLGHQMLALAVGAKTVKMHQGHHGANHPVKDYTTGKVEIVSMNHGFAVDSESLPETVEATHVSLFDGTNCGLALKDKPVFSVQHHPEASPGPQDSYYLFQRFADRIREHKQRADA
- a CDS encoding DUF2937 family protein, with protein sequence MLYRSFWLAAAAAAGVTASQAPEYAQQYRQRLGGALEELQAVIADFDRDASANGLTRAEALSSYDRSAEPFLNARGLSMQDSLERLARLESQAEAFADQPPIAWPLVVARNPDPRLSEGAMRDFRPGIPVTTDGFVYAGAGALIIAFIISLLHRISRPLRGKRMFGQRRATTASRRV
- a CDS encoding glutathione S-transferase, with protein sequence MITVHYLEDSRAHRALWLLEELEQPYGVKVYKRGSDMRAPQSLKDVHPLGKSPVIEDDGVIVAESGAITEYLVGKYGGDRKLMPEGAENLRRYTYWLHYAEGSAMPILLLKLIFSMLPEQTPFVVKPVAKAISKGAASKVIDPEVNTHIAFWEQSLEEEGYFAAPHFTAADIMMSFPVEAGLSRIDYKGKKSAISAWLETIRSRPAYKKALERGGSYRFTRSEA
- a CDS encoding YbaK/EbsC family protein — its product is MTTGSNGGVIMTESASLPKPAQNVLTDATERGLDIKIIRTEKTARSAVEAAEAVEAEVGQIVKSLIFQGKKREQPIMLLVAGDKRVDEKAVASLIGEKIRRPDADFVRQATGFAIGGVSPFGSSAPIQCLMDESLFRFDTVWAAAGTPHHVFAIDPTSLRDATGATVAQLG